From the Desulfovibrio sp. Huiquan2017 genome, the window AGATTTCATCGTAACGCTCTGACTCCACAAAATCTTATCGATTAAGAATATGAAGAAAAAAAACATCCTCGTTACTGGCGGTTCAGGATTTCTCGGCTCGCATCTTTGTGAACGGTTGCTGGGCTTAGGGCATAACGTTCTTTGCGTTGACAACTATTTTACCGGGAATAAAGATAATATCCTACACCTGCTGCGTAACCCCCGTTTTGAAGTGCTCCGGCACGATGTCTGTTTCCCTCTCTATGTGGAAGTCGATGAGATTTACAATTTGGCATGCCCGGCTTCACCCGTCCACTATCAACACGACCCCGTGCAGACGACCAAGACCAGTGTGCATGGGGCTATTAACCTGCTCGGCTTAGCCAAACGTATCGGTGCCAAAATATTTCAGGCTTCCACCAGTGAAGTTTATGGCAACCCTGAGGTGCATCCCCAGGTTGAGTCTTACTGGGGCCACGTTAATCCTATTGGGCCGCGTTCCTGCTACGATGAGGGAAAGCGATGTGCTGAGACTCTTTTTTTTGATTACTACCGCCAGCACAGCCTGCGCATTAAGGTTGCGCGCCTCTTCAATACATATGGCCCCCGCATGGCCCTGAACGACGGTCGAGTTGTCTCCAATTTTGTGGTTCAAGCTCTACGAGGGGAAGATATCACTGTTTATGGAAAGGGAGAACAAACCCGTAGCTTCTGTTACGTAGACGACCTTATTGATGCCTTTGTTCTGTTTATGGAGAATACTTCGGATGACTGCACAGGGCCAATAAACCTTGGAAATCCTGGTGAATTTAGCGTGTTTGAATTGGCTGAGACGGTCGTTGACCTAGTGAACTCCAAGTCAAAAATCACATTTTGCGACCTTCCGTGCGATGATCCTGTCCAGCGCAAACCGGATATTTCCATAGCCAAGGAAAAGTTGGGTTGGGAACCAAAAGTTCCCCTGCGTGAAGGGTTGGTCAAAACCATTGCGTACTTCGAAAATCGCCTGAAAGCGAGTGATGAATGACCTGAAGAGATTGGCTATTTGCTAATGAGACAGACTGTTGTCCCTTCAGTCGCTAAGCAGCATTTAATTTGTTATTAAAGGTAGAAATTTATAAAATGGAATCAATTTGTCCGGTCCTCTCTCTTGTCATACCATGCTATAATGAAGAAGGCACACTCGCGGAGTGTATACGGCGTTGTCTCGCCTTGAAAGAACACGGCGTCACTCTTGAATTGATAATCGTTGACGATCACTCAAGCGACAACAGCTTGCCTGTGGCCCAGAGTCTGGCGGATGAGTATATGGAAGTGACGGTAGTCCACCATGAGGTCAATCGTGGCAAGGGGGCGGCGCTACGCACCGGTTTTTCCTATGCGACGGGAGATTTCGTAGGTATCCAGGACGCCGACAAAGAGTACGATCCGCTAGACTATCTCACTCTACTCAAACCCCTTCAGGAGGGTAAAGCGGACGTTGTCTACGGTTCGCGGTATTTGCGCCGAGATGTACGGAGAGTACTGTATTTTTGGCATACATGGATGAACAATGCGTTGACGTTTGCGTCCAATATGTTCACTAACTTAGATATTAGCGACATGGAGACCTGCTACAAGCTTTTCAAACGCGAGGCGATCAAAAAAATTGTGCCAATGCTAAAGGAAGATCGCTTCGGTTTTGAACCGGAAGTCACAGCCTATGTTGGGCAATTGGGCTATCGAGTGTATGAGTGTGCCATTCATTATTCCCCGCGCACATATGAGGAAGGCAAAAAAATAGGATGGAAGGATGGGGCGCGCGCCTTTTATTGCATTCTTCACTATAGCGCTCATACTGCCCCTTTGCCAATGCAGATTTTGCTATATTTCTTTATAGGTTGTGCAAGTGCAATCATTAATGTGAGTCTGTTTTGTGCCTTTTTGGCTTTTGGGCTGGGCTTGGCGATATCAATTGGGTTAGCATTTATTCTTTCAGCGGCAACGAATTACCTGCTGTGTATCACTATCCTTTTTCGACATAAAGCCCGTTGGTCAGCTCCTGGTGAGATGCTTATTTATATTGTCATGGTGGCAATAATGTGCTGCATAGATTATGCTGTAACTTATGCCATGACGAGTATAGGACTTTCGCCTTTGGCGGGCAAAGTTTGGGCTTCTTTTGTCGGTTTTGGCGGTAATTTCATATTACGTAAGTATTTTGTTTTCCCTGGGAGGAAAATGCGAAGGAAGCATTGTTAGAGCCTTTTTTGCGGCGAAGGCGTTTGTCGATGATTTCG encodes:
- a CDS encoding UDP-glucuronic acid decarboxylase family protein; the encoded protein is MKKKNILVTGGSGFLGSHLCERLLGLGHNVLCVDNYFTGNKDNILHLLRNPRFEVLRHDVCFPLYVEVDEIYNLACPASPVHYQHDPVQTTKTSVHGAINLLGLAKRIGAKIFQASTSEVYGNPEVHPQVESYWGHVNPIGPRSCYDEGKRCAETLFFDYYRQHSLRIKVARLFNTYGPRMALNDGRVVSNFVVQALRGEDITVYGKGEQTRSFCYVDDLIDAFVLFMENTSDDCTGPINLGNPGEFSVFELAETVVDLVNSKSKITFCDLPCDDPVQRKPDISIAKEKLGWEPKVPLREGLVKTIAYFENRLKASDE
- a CDS encoding bifunctional glycosyltransferase family 2/GtrA family protein, whose amino-acid sequence is MESICPVLSLVIPCYNEEGTLAECIRRCLALKEHGVTLELIIVDDHSSDNSLPVAQSLADEYMEVTVVHHEVNRGKGAALRTGFSYATGDFVGIQDADKEYDPLDYLTLLKPLQEGKADVVYGSRYLRRDVRRVLYFWHTWMNNALTFASNMFTNLDISDMETCYKLFKREAIKKIVPMLKEDRFGFEPEVTAYVGQLGYRVYECAIHYSPRTYEEGKKIGWKDGARAFYCILHYSAHTAPLPMQILLYFFIGCASAIINVSLFCAFLAFGLGLAISIGLAFILSAATNYLLCITILFRHKARWSAPGEMLIYIVMVAIMCCIDYAVTYAMTSIGLSPLAGKVWASFVGFGGNFILRKYFVFPGRKMRRKHC